In the Nitrospira sp. genome, GGGATGATGAGCGACAGTTCCATGCGATTGCGTTGTGTCTCAGGCACTCGTATTCAATAGTTCCATCGTCGCCCAAGTAACATTCTTTCCCTTTTTGGGCTAGGCAGCCCTGCGATCGAGCGCACAGGACTCAGGCAGAGCAGGACAGCGTTCTGCGTAAAACTCAGAGAGCATGGGGCGCGCTTCTCCTGCCACATGCAGGTCGTGTTCCAGGCGGTAGGGGTGCGTCGACCACTTATGGAAACATGATTGCCAATACTGAAACGTCTGAAGTTCTGTTGGCGTTCCCCAGCCGATGTAGCTGTCGATTGCGAATGCCCGAACCCGTAGCCCCAAGGCGAGTGCGTCTTCGATGGCGACATCCAAGTAGAATTCTCCGTTCACCCTGGCATTCCGGTCGATCATCCGTGTGACCACTTGGCGAAAATACAGGGCGCGCCGGAAGGTGAACGTACCTGTGATGATGGCGTCCTGTGCCGGATGGTTGAGCGGATTTTTTACAGACACGTTCCGCACCACACTACTTGTGTCATCGATGTCAACCCACCCATACATATGAGGGTATCGAACAGCGTTGGGATATTTCTTAGCCACCCACACGATCACATCGGTTGCCGGATCATCCAACAGGTCCATGAGTCGGCTGTTCCGATAGAGCATCCCGTTATCGCAGGCGGCAATGGTTACCGTCTCGTCGTCCAGCACATTCCTGTACGCGATATCCCATCCCAAGAAAGCTGTTCTTGCCTGCCCATCGGTCGGGCCATCCAACAAAATGGAGTGAGCATTTGGAAACTGCGCCTTGAGGATTTCGGCTACCTCCTTGCTCCCTGGCATGTCCCTTCGAAGAACGAAGACGTGGCGAGCGGTTTTCGGGAGATCCGATGTTGCCTGCACGACCATCGGTTTGCCGGAGACAGAAATCAGTGGTTTTGGCGTCGTGTAGCCAGCTTGTCGAAACCGCTCTCCCAACCCTGCCATGGGAACCAGCGTTGCTCCTCCGACAGTCAGGTGACTTGCATAAGCAGGATCGACAAGCTGGCGAAATGCATTCGACCACATCGAATATTCCTCAAGGTCTTCGGGTGTTCCCCATTGCATGAAATGTTGTAGCTCATAGATCGCGACCTTGCATCGGTTCTCCAATAAATGCCTGTAGGCCATACTGATGTAATACTCACCGCCGACCTGCAACTCGTCAGCGATAACAGTTCGACACGCTTCCAGCATGAGCGCCCCACTGGAAAAGTAGTACGTTCCGCTCGACGCATATTCTTCTAGGCGATTCTCTGTGAACGGCCGCTTTTCTTGGATGTCTTGAACCCAGCCTTGATACTCCTTCAGATAGGCATAATTCGTATTGCCGAGTGAGTGGGGATGAAACCCTTTATAGGCAGGAATAGCACCATCGCACCGCGTGGCCTTCACATATGAAATGAAATGGTTCCAATGCCAATAGCATGAGAAATCACAGTAGTTCACGATTACCGGACCGCTGTGATCAACTTCTTTCGCGGCTTGGAGGACCGCATGAACGGGACCACGTTTATGGGAAGAGATACCGATAACCTTACCAGTCGGGCAGTGTGTATTCAGAACTTCCTTGATTTGAAACGAGGGCTCACGCAGATGCTCGTCGTTACAGATAAAGAGAAAATGTGTTTCTCCAGGGAACATGTCGATCACATGAGCGATAATCGGTTTTCCTTCGATTTCGATCAGTGGCTTAGGAATGGTGTATCCCGCTTGACGAAAGCGTTCACCGAAGCCTGACATGGGAACAATAATCTGCATTCTAGGAACCCGCTTGCCTGCCTTTTCTTGACGTTTCCATTAGGTCCCCAATCATGCCGGTTGGCATACCCGTGTATGGGCTCACCGATTTCATTTCAACGCCAGTATCCCATAGATTCTCTGTATTTCCAGCTATTTGTGAATTGGGCGTTCACTCCAAGGTACGTCGGGAGGGGGCTGGCTCAGGGAGAGAGACTAGCTGCTGTCAGATGGATCAGTCTGAAGGAGTACGCTCGAGAGCTTAGATGCTTACGGGAGAGGGCGAAGGCACCGATGAGAAGCTCGACAGGCAGCGCACGTATAAATCTTCATGTCGTTTGACCACCGACTCGATAGAGTACAGCTTCTGCACGTGGCCCCGACCATTCCGACCCATGGCTTCTGCACGTGCAGGGTCAGACAATAGTGTACCTATCGCTGTAGCCAATGCGGCTGAATCGTCTGGAGAGACCAATAGACCTGATTCCCCAGTCCTGACAAATTCTGGTATGCCTCCAACAGTCGTCGCGATAACAGGCTTTCCGGCCGCCATGGCTTCAAGAATAGCAATCCCAAACCCCTCGTAGCGCGACGGCAACACAAACACATCCACCGCTGAAAAAATACGTGGAAGATCACGTCTCAACCCGGTGAATACGACCTGGCGTGAGAGCCCAAGATGATCACGTAGGTATTCAAGCATACTTCTTGCCGGTCCATCTCCCACGAGGAGCAGTTGAAACAGCGGAATCCTTTCGTCACCCTTCAGCTGTGCTAAGGCTTCCAGCAGAACACGCAGTCCCTTCTTGGGTTCCACCAAACGACACACGGTCCCGAGCACGATTCCATCGCGTTGGAGCCCCAACTCTTGTCGCCCTAGAGCCGTGGCAGAGGCAAACCGGCTTATATCTACGCCGAAGGGAATGATAGCATGCTGATCGACAGCACCACCAATATGAGCCACAACTGACCGACTCACAGCCTGTGAACAGCACACGATGGCATCGGTCCACTTCAGAGTGAAACGATCGAGAAAGCGAACAACCTTCCCCTCGGTCACAATCTCATCATGATAGGATGAAATCACAGGAAACGTGCGTAAGATATGTCTGCATACGCGGGCGGCTACATTTGCCCAGAAGAGGAAAGCCTGCACCACGTCAGGCCGTTCTGTTCGAAGTAGCTTGAGCAATCTAAGAAGGACACGAATATCGAGTTTGCCCGTACCATCCAAAGAGACGACCTTGACTCCCCTCACTCGAAGTTCCTGAGCGAGGGGGCCATCTGGTTTGAGAGTACAGACCGTCACCGTAAACCGTACGCGATCGAGTCGTGAGGCTAACTCCATAATATGTGTTTCGGTTCCGCCAACTCCCAACCCAACCGCCAGCAGCATCACCTTAGCAGGCATGAGCGTTTCTACCACTCAGTTGTGAGGAGGAGAGGATCTGCTCGTACCAACCCAAATACGATTGCACTTGCCGATGAATACCGAACGAACGTGATGCGATTGCTGCTGCAGTTGTTCCCATTGAGGTCCGTAACGGTTCGTTCGAAAGAAGTTGGATCACACGACCGGTCATGGCGTCCGCATCACCGGCAGATACAAGGAAACCCGAACGGCCCTCTTCAATTTGTTCCGGTATGCCGTCGATTGCGGTTGCGACTACCGGACGGCCGCAGGCTAACGCTTCCAATACGGTGTTGGGGAAGGTGTCGGATTTGGCGGCATGCACGTAGACATCAGTCGCCTGGTAATACTGGGCGGTGATCCGCTTGTCTCGTTGAAACGGCACGAACTGGATCCCGCCGTTTTTGTACAGGATCGGATCGCCCTGGTCCCCCAACACAATCACGGTAATACGGCTGTTCGAGTACTGAGCGGCCACCTGCCGAGCACATTGCTCGATCGTCCGATAGTCCTTGAACACATTGCTCCTGGCGGCGTTGGCCACGAAGAGCAGCATCATGTCCTGCTGAGACAGGCCCAGCGCCTCTCTCGCCTGCTGCCTTGAGCCTGGCTTGTAGACTGTTGAGTCCACACCGTTTGGGATGACGCGCCCTTCTACGACTGCCGGCGCCAATATGGATTGTTCGACCTGCCGCATCAGCCACCGGGAAGGTGTAGCGACATACACACGGCTCTCCCTATAGATGTCCCGTTTCCGTTTCCAATTCGCGGCAGTCGCATCCCGCGCAATCGCCGGATAGATCGAAAGATCAGGGCAATGGCCACAGCCGGTCTTCCACCGATCACAGCCCAATGTGTACGCACAATGCCCGCTCAACATCCATGTGTCATGCAAGGTCATGACCGTAGGGATCTCCCGGCTCAACCAGGGTAGCGCACTGAGATCAAAATAGCCTCCACGCGGCAACCAGCCTCCGTGCAGGTTATGACAATGGAGGATATCCGGGCGGTCTTGCATGAGATCGAAGAGTCTCCAGGACTCCGGAAAGTTGAAGTTCTCTCTACCCAGCCTGGCCTGCCACCAATTGTTGGGTTGAGCAACGTAGGTCTGTAGCCAATGTCGCATGCGCCATACTCCGCGAATCCGCCCTTCATACGGAGCAAGCCAGTTGTCAAGATGGATCAGCGATGCGTTCACGGCCTTCTCTTGTTCCACATGGGACAAGGGAATTACCTGAGGGTCATCACTAGACTTCTCACCGACCGCCAGCAGGGAGTGATGCCCTCGTTGCCGGTACTGGTCGAAGAGCTGCCAAGCAATCGCTTCGGCGCCTCCTCCTTTTTCATATGTACTGATCTGGAGGATTCTCATATGGCTAGACTAGCAGGTCAAACCACGAAGCCTGAAATGATTCTCCATTCCGTCCCATCCCAGACCACGACCTGGGTGGGGAACGTCAGACCAGAATACCGGCCGGCGACCCTAATCCATCGTGGTAACGTCGCGAGCGACAGATGGCGGCCGACTTTCCACGCCAGTCCCCTCACCAGCGCCTCGAATCCTCGGCAGGGCCTGCCGCCGTATTGAGCGAGCGTGCGCTGAGCTTCCTCCATATAGTGATCAACCTGTCGTACCGATTTTTGATTTCCATGGGCCCGGAATCCTGCCAATGGGGCCATGACACCATAGAGGTCGGCGTGGCGATAGAACCTGGCCCACAATTCAAAGTCCGCTGCCAGTTGCAGCGAGGTATCAAGCCTTCCTCCCGTACGTTCCCAGAGCGAGCGCCGCCAGAACGTCGACTCTTGTTGGATGAAACGTCTGCCGTAAGATCCTGCTGTCGGGAGATTCCCGCCTTTGAGGAATGATGCCCGATTGAATCCGCCGCTGAAATTAATCGACGTCAACTGGCCGTGAGCATTCCAGCTGAGCGGCTGAACAGTCGTCAGCCACTCGATCTGGGGAAACTTCGTGAAGAGCTCGCGGACAATCGAAAATGCCCACGGGGTGTACTTGTCATCGCTGTTGATCCACGCCATGATTTCGCCGGTTGTCTTCACAAACCCCTTGTTGATGGCATCGTATTGTCCATTGTCAGGCTGGCTCATCCAGTGGGTCAAGCGTTCGGCATGACGTCGGATAATATTGACACTGCCGTCGGTCGAACCTCCGTCGACGATCACATACTCGAGGTTGGAATCCCGCTGCGATAGCACGGACTCGATCGTCTCTTCAATAAACTGAGCTTGATTAAACGACGGCGTGACGATGGATATTTTCAGCGATGATGAGCTCACGAGACTTGATCGAGTGCCAAGATTTGTTGGAGATGAGATCGAAACTCACGATTCTGTTGTAGCCGTTGTTCAGGCGTGGCGTAGTAATGGAATCGCCGTAACGGGCCGTTCTCCGGCACAAACACGATATCGACTTGAGATAATGCGTGATCCAATGGGCGATACTGAAGTCCCAGAATGTCATGGGGAACGAACCCCTTGGATTTCATATAAGTGACGACGTCGAAAAATAGTGGGCCTTCTTTGAAAAACTGAAAGAGTGAGACTTCTAGGAGAACGAGCTCAGCTCCACACAGGGTTGCTTCGCCTCCCCTCAAGACGTCCAGTTCGGCGCCCTGCACGTCGATTTTTATAAAATAGGGAGGATGCGCATCACGCTCTTTGACCAACCGATCGAGGGTGATCGCGTTCACAACACGGGGAAATCCGTTCACATCTGTTCCGCTCTCTGTCTCCCGGTACAGAGATGATCCAACAAGATCTGGGTGTACATTGATCGTCACCGGATTGTCGCAGGACGAGGCAACGGCAATCTCATAGCTCGCTCTGGGAATTGCTTTGACTGTTTTGTCCAAGCATGACACATACTCATTGAGTGGTTCGATGAGTAGATACTGAGCGTTGGGAAAAATCTCGTGGCATTGGCGAGAAAAACTCCCGATAGCTGCTCCCACATCAATGACCGTTGCCGGCGCCACCCCCGTATCTCGAACCTGTGTTAAGCTCCCTTCGAGTGATGTGCGTTCCAGTCCTTTGACGCTGGAAGCCGTCGAGGCTCGTCTACGAACTTCATATCCCAATGATCGAACGATGCGTCGAATGATTGATTTCAACATGGCGTATGAGTAGACCAATCCCAACATTTCCCCGCTGGCTTGATGGCTTCCATAAAGAGGGAGTCAGGTTTTCTCACCTTCCCGTCTGTTACCTCCAGGCCAAACGAAGCGAACTGTCCTATCCGACTATCATGTGCGTGGCACACCTGTGCGTCAGAAAATCCGCATTGTGTGATCAATTGCCCTAAGGAAAACCGATCATACATCCACTGGTGGCATTCCCCAGACAGTCGAAAACGGCCGATACGCAAGGCCTCGTGATCACCGTTGATCAAGTATCCCTTGAGTTCAGGCACAAGAGATCGTATAGTCCGAACTATTCTCGACATGATTGAGAGGCCACCGCAACGACTGGATTCTGAGCTAAGGGATGAGTGACGTCCCGGTTCCATATAGGTCATCGCTCCTACCCCAATCCTTCCAATCACATACTTGGTATTGTTGCGGGCTTGGGTACGCAGATACCGCTCCATCTCCCCTCCAGACGTGTCTCGTACTAGTTGATCAAGTAGTTCGAGTGTGATCCATTCATATTCTTCTGTTGCCCGTGGTTTTCCCGCCTCAGCTCTCGCAAGGACCCGAAGGTATTCACGGACGATTCCTTCAAGGTCCGGAACGGCCAGTCGGATGATGCCGCCAGGACAAAGAACTCGGTGGCATTCCAGTAACAGCCGCTTGGCCTTCTCCTGTGTGAAATGTTCGAGTACATGTGATGCATAGCACACATCAACTTGCCCATTCTCGAATGGCAGTCCATTCCCTACATCCCATGTTTGTACCGATGGACTGTGCGGACGCACATCCAGATTGATCCAATCGGGATGCCACACCGAGCCGCAACCGATATTGACTAACACAGGAGACACGCACTGTTCCTTTCTCTACTCAAACACTTTCACACCGATACGGCCGGTATAGTCGATGGGGTGAAGCAACATCCTGATCCGATACTTAGTCATATATTCGTCGATAGCCCGACGCGCCCCCTGCCAGTGGCCATAGTCGTCGACAATCAAGACACCTCCCCGACTCATCCGCGGATACAGCACTTCCATTTCATGCTGAGTTGATTGATACCAATCGGTGTCCAACCGCAAAATCGCGATTCGATCGGGAGCGGACTGCGCCAACGTCTCTTCCACCCGGCCCGGTATAAGGTGGATACGGCCTTCTGGATACTGTGTCAGCGAGAGCGCTTGAGTAACCCGTTCGATCGGTGCGTAACACCAAACCATGTCATGTTCTGTCTTACTGGATTGCATCAATAGTTTGCGTGCTGACTCACCTGCCAGGGAGACGTCTTGGGGGCCCGGTTCCGTCATTCCCTCGAAGGTATCAAACAAATAGAGTTCGCGACTCGCGGCCCCACGACGCATCAACGTTCTTGCAACGGCCATCATGCTACCGCCTCGCCATACCCCACATTCGACGATTGCGCCGTCAATTGCCGCGTCTTCGACGTAGCGAACGGCTGAGCAGAGTGCCCGAATGCGTTCAGGGGAAGTCATCGTGTATGGGCGGACAAAAGCGATCGTCTCGCTGTCTTGACCTTCTTCGGCCGTGACGGCGATGTTCGGCGCATCAGTGGGGGTTCCCTGGTTCATCAACTGCCACCGCTCGGCTAACCCCTGAAGGGGAGCAAACACTTTGGCCAATGCGAGAACTTTCCGATTCATTAGTAATAAAAACTATGAATTGCGTAGTAGAATGAGGGAGTCACGTTGTAGAAGGTCCAGATCGGCACACTGCACTTCCCAACCCGCTTCGGTCGCGATCTTCACCATGCTCTGTTGATCATTGCGTGGCCACCAGATATCTCTGTCGTGCTGTGATTTGAAAGCCTCGGGAACCCCGCCCTTGGTCCAGCCGAACCGCTCCAACTTGACCCAATTGCCATATTGATGAATTGATACCGCTCCTGGCTTCATCTTGCGCCGAGCGGTACGGAGAATCTCCAAGATGGAATCTTGTTCATTATGGCAGAGCACGCCGAACGACCAGAACAGATCGAAGTACCCGTCCGGCACCCCCTGGAAGGAATTGTCATGAACTCGATGGCAGATCAACTGTCCAGAACGGGCATTCGGCACTAGCCACTGAGTGACGTCCTGAAAATCGACGGTGTGCAACTCGCCATGTGGAATGAACCTCAAAATTGCACGGGACCACGATCCTTTACCAGGCCCTAATTCGAGTACCTTCGAGTCAGGACGTAGGTGTGGCTGAATGGCCTGTCTGAAGACTCGCCGATAGGATCCCCCGCTTCTCTGCTCCTCGGACCATCTAGTCCTCCCTGGGACCAAAGAGAGGATGTTGCCGCTGTCGTATCCATAATTAAATTCCTCCTGCAACCAACGCAAAGTAGGCATGGTATAAACCTAGGTCATGTGTTACCCGGCGCGTTGAACCGCTGAGGAGATTGATCGCTTTATTCTACCCGCCACCATGCGGAGGCGAGAAGTCAATTCTACTATCGTGCTGATCTTTTGTTCGCTTCTCAGCCCAGCGAGAAACGAGCGGATCAATTCTCGCGCTATCGCAGACTCGGTGACAGCGTCCGGATAGTCCCAGGACTCCAACGTACTTAACATGACGTTAAAATACTGCGAGGAGCTGCAATGTACGCCGCTTCCATCTATCCCGATGTTTTGGACCAGTGACCGACTTGGGTAGAGACAGAGTCCATTGGCGGCGAACATGCTGGCATACCAACGAACGCCCCACACATCCAACTTTCCTTCGGCTTGGAGGGCCAAGTGTTCGAAGTAGGGATAGGCTCCATCGACGTTGAAGGCCGTTCGCTGGGTTTCGTCGACCAGGCCGGCCAGTAGCTTGGAAGAATCTCGTTCCAGCCGGTTCCACGCCCGATTCCATGTCGCCCACCCCCAACTTGTGGGGATGCGACTAAAAAATGTTGAATTGAGTCGACTAAGATCTTTTACCGGAAACATGTAGCCGGAAATCTGCATCACTCGTGGCTCCGCATGGTATCGCTCCAAGGCTTGGTTCATGAACGATAAGAATCCCGGCGCGACAACCAGGTCATCTTCCAGGACGATCACACGTCCGTGTTTATTCGCCAACTCAGTTACGCCGGAGATAACAGACTGTGCCAATCCGAGATTCTTTTCCCGCTCCTGCACGACGATCTTTGAAAAACCCTCAGCACATCCTGCAACCTCCCGAACCGCTCTTACGGCATCCGCATCATGAGATCCTTTTGGCCCGTCACTAAACACATAGAGCATACTTTCTCGAGCGAGTGTGTTCGCTTGAAGTGCATATAAAGTGCGCTGCAAATGTGCCGGGCGGTTGTACGCAAAGAGGGCGATCGGTGCGATAGCCATATCGTTCTACCTATCTAGAACTCGGATGTGTAGAAACGGACGCGGTTGAGTCCAACGTGACCAGTCTCTTTGAATCCATCAAGTCTCCGCATGTTGCGATTGAGGATTTGCCGACCTTGCTCATAGCCCGGCACCATAGCTCCAGTGTTAGAGCTTTGAACGACATCGGGGCGCCGGCCTCAGGAGGATACGGCCCTTTGGACAAAGCCATCCCGGTCTCGGCACGAAGGACACCAGCGTTCACCAAAAACCCATCATGTAACTGTTCCCCATGGGCGGTAAACAATGCGTTGTGCCACTCGTGTAATGGCGGAGTGAATCCTCGCTTTGGCCGGTTCATCACCCACTCAGGAACCACGCTTTTGAGGGCCTCCCGCAGCCATAACTTTGGAGGGGCCGAACTATCGGGTGATGTCTTCCGGAGTCCGATCACCGTTTCCACCAGTCTGTAGTCGACGAGCGGAAGCCGAAGTTCCACAGACGAGGCCATACTCAATCGATCACCTTGAGCCATCCCGTTCTCCAGCAAGTAGGTTTGACAGATGAGTCGCGTCAGCAAAACATCCACATCAGGCCACGGAAGCGGGACGGTAAAAGGATCGTAGGCGCGTGACGTGTGCAGGTTATCCAAGAACCTGGGAGAATAGAGGCTCTGCAATTCTTTTCGAGCAAGTCGGAAATCTGGCGTGAGGTCATAGAAAATCGTCTGCTCCTTCGGGCTCAGCTGATCTCGCTTGTAGTGTGCCCACGATTCTCGCCCCCCTGCCCCGGCGATCAGCCACTCCTTGATCCCCCACGGGTTCCAGTAGGTAGGAAGCGAGAGCTTCAGGTACTGTTGAAACCGTGGTCCCCCGGAGTTCCGTCCCTCCTGCTTCCGACGGGTCTGCGCGGCGGCCTGCCGCACCCAGGGATATCCCCAAAAGAGTTCATCACCGCCATGCCCTTGGAGCATCACTGAAAGACCAAGCGACTTTGCCTCCTTCATGACCGAATAGGATCCGAAGGCCGAGATATCTGCAATGGGATCGTCCAGCCAAAACATCAACTCGGGGAAAGAAGCTGCAATATCGCTGGAGTGCAGCTCGATCGCGTGGAATGGCAAATCGAGATACTGTGCCAACGCGCGTGCGTCGTTCCGTTCGTCGTGTCGACTGTTCTCGGCGTAGCCGACGGTAATGGCTTGCATCCGGCCGGGATACCTGCGGGACGCCATGGCCGCGATAGCGCTCGAATCGAGCCCTCCGCTGAGGGCGACCCCAACTGGCACGTCGGAATGAACGATCAGTTCGCTGATGGACTCCAGCTCGCGCTTGATCAGCGCGACGGGATCTCCCGTGAGCGCGGGAATGTCTTCCATTCGCCAATAACACCACTGCCTCTGTTCCCAAGTGTCTGCGTTGATGGTCAAGATATGGGCTGCCGGAAGTTTCGATACGCCTCGAATTGGCGTCATGGGATCAGGTACGTACCCGTAATGAAAGTACAGATCGATGGCGGATGGATTCAGTTCAAACGGGATGCAGCCTGCGGCCAGTAAGCCTTTGAGTTCTGAGGAAAAATAGATCTCGCGAGGTCCTATATGAAGATATAAAGGCTTTTCCCCCATTCGATCGCGTGCGAGCATCAGTCGGCGCCGCTGCGAGTCCCACACAGCAAAGGCAAACATTCCTCGCATGTGCTGCACGCAATCGAGCCCATACTGTTCATAGAGATGGACGATGACTTCACAATCGCTTCCGGATGTGAAGCGATGCCCCTGAGAACGCAGCACATTTCTTAGATCTACATGGTTGTAAATCTCGCCGTTGGCAATCGCGACGACCGATCGATCCTCGTTGAAGAGCGGCTGCTGTCCTCCCTTGATATCGATGATGCTCAGGCGGCGCATGTTGAACGCGACCGGACCATCGTGGAACATGCCATGTCCGTCCGGGCCGCGGTGGATCAGCCGTTCACCCATGTGTCTCACACGAGTTAGGGTCTCTCGTTGTAGAGTTTCGGTCGCAATGACGCCGGCGATTCCGCACATTTCCTAGCTGCTCCTTGATTTCAGCATTCCGCGATCTATCTTTGGCCCAACTTTCTCCTATCCCCTCCACTGAGTCTATCCTCGGTTTTGGCTTTCAACCAGCGGGAAATTTTTGTTACAGGGTTCCATGCCCGGCGATACAACCGCTTTAGTTCTGGTCTAGACCCCATCTGGTCAGGCACCTCTTCGCTCAACACATACCAATCGCTCCGTTTCCATCGCTTCAGTAGACCGGTACGGAGCAGGCCTTCGGTTGAACAGCCGCATCTGGTGCAGTCATCTCCAGTCACGTAGTAGGTCCCCGTCAGGAACCATGCCAACGGAAGCACCACGTGTCGGAGTTTTGTCCGGCTCGCAACCAGATAGAGACTACGGCGGATGAGCTGGCGGTACACGTGCCGCTGCAAGGCCGAGGGCGCACAGTCTCTGACAAACCGCCAGTGATCCATGAGGTTATCCATTGATCGCCTTGAAAATAAAGCCTTCCAAGCCTGGATAAACGTGAGATTCTCCATGCATCGGCTGGAAAGTCCCGTGACGTCGACATGCGATCGTACCACTGCCTCGTACGTGACTCCGAGGCCAAAACCTCGTCGCTTCAATCGGAGAAAAAATTCATAGTCAGCAATGTAATGAGGAAACCGACTCCCGTTCACGTTTCCGGCTGTTCTTACCATTGAAAGAGGAACCAGTGTCCCTCGACCTGATAGCACGTCGATTTCCGTCGTGTACGTCTCATGCGACTCGATCGCCGTTCTGACCGAGAAACTATAAGAACTCCAGTTGATATATTCTCCGGCGTCGAGAATGCAGGCTGTATCACGGCTATCGACAACCAGCCCTCCTATTGCGGCATTGTGTTCTCTCGACACACGAACCAGCGTCTCGATATAGTGATGGTCGATGAGCGTGTCGTTGTTCATCATAAGCACCATATCGTCGCTACGGCTTCGAGCAAGACAGTGCGCAATTCCGAACTCCATCGCTTGTCCCCACCACAGTTCTTTGTTGCTCTGCAGCACTGTCACAAGAGGATGGTACTGACGAAGATATTCCGGTGTCCCATCGGTCGACCCACCATCAACAACGATTAGCTCCAGCGGGGCGTAGGACTGCTCGGACAGGCAATCAAGACAGGATTTGGTTAATTCAAGCCGATTGAAGACCGGAATAATGACATACACACACGAGCTGGATATCGCCAAATCAGCCAGAGTCTGCATACGTTTCGTGCTTCAGTCGCCGTGAGGCATCGCATGAGTATGCCCAACACCATTTTTCTCTATGACGAACAACATCACGCGCCCTGTCGAGCAATACCGGAATTTGGTAAGACGTTCGTCGGAAAGCAGTGCTCGGAACTGTTGCTCGGTCCAGAAGTTGATGTGCCCGACATATTCGTCGAGTGCCCCGTTTGGAATCGTAATGATG is a window encoding:
- the asnB gene encoding asparagine synthase (glutamine-hydrolyzing) → MCGIAGVIATETLQRETLTRVRHMGERLIHRGPDGHGMFHDGPVAFNMRRLSIIDIKGGQQPLFNEDRSVVAIANGEIYNHVDLRNVLRSQGHRFTSGSDCEVIVHLYEQYGLDCVQHMRGMFAFAVWDSQRRRLMLARDRMGEKPLYLHIGPREIYFSSELKGLLAAGCIPFELNPSAIDLYFHYGYVPDPMTPIRGVSKLPAAHILTINADTWEQRQWCYWRMEDIPALTGDPVALIKRELESISELIVHSDVPVGVALSGGLDSSAIAAMASRRYPGRMQAITVGYAENSRHDERNDARALAQYLDLPFHAIELHSSDIAASFPELMFWLDDPIADISAFGSYSVMKEAKSLGLSVMLQGHGGDELFWGYPWVRQAAAQTRRKQEGRNSGGPRFQQYLKLSLPTYWNPWGIKEWLIAGAGGRESWAHYKRDQLSPKEQTIFYDLTPDFRLARKELQSLYSPRFLDNLHTSRAYDPFTVPLPWPDVDVLLTRLICQTYLLENGMAQGDRLSMASSVELRLPLVDYRLVETVIGLRKTSPDSSAPPKLWLREALKSVVPEWVMNRPKRGFTPPLHEWHNALFTAHGEQLHDGFLVNAGVLRAETGMALSKGPYPPEAGAPMSFKALTLELWCRAMSKVGKSSIATCGDLMDSKRLVTLDSTASVSTHPSSR
- a CDS encoding glycosyltransferase; the encoded protein is MAIAPIALFAYNRPAHLQRTLYALQANTLARESMLYVFSDGPKGSHDADAVRAVREVAGCAEGFSKIVVQEREKNLGLAQSVISGVTELANKHGRVIVLEDDLVVAPGFLSFMNQALERYHAEPRVMQISGYMFPVKDLSRLNSTFFSRIPTSWGWATWNRAWNRLERDSSKLLAGLVDETQRTAFNVDGAYPYFEHLALQAEGKLDVWGVRWYASMFAANGLCLYPSRSLVQNIGIDGSGVHCSSSQYFNVMLSTLESWDYPDAVTESAIARELIRSFLAGLRSEQKISTIVELTSRLRMVAGRIKRSISSAVQRAG
- a CDS encoding glycosyltransferase family 2 protein, with translation MQTLADLAISSSCVYVIIPVFNRLELTKSCLDCLSEQSYAPLELIVVDGGSTDGTPEYLRQYHPLVTVLQSNKELWWGQAMEFGIAHCLARSRSDDMVLMMNNDTLIDHHYIETLVRVSREHNAAIGGLVVDSRDTACILDAGEYINWSSYSFSVRTAIESHETYTTEIDVLSGRGTLVPLSMVRTAGNVNGSRFPHYIADYEFFLRLKRRGFGLGVTYEAVVRSHVDVTGLSSRCMENLTFIQAWKALFSRRSMDNLMDHWRFVRDCAPSALQRHVYRQLIRRSLYLVASRTKLRHVVLPLAWFLTGTYYVTGDDCTRCGCSTEGLLRTGLLKRWKRSDWYVLSEEVPDQMGSRPELKRLYRRAWNPVTKISRWLKAKTEDRLSGGDRRKLGQR
- a CDS encoding class I SAM-dependent methyltransferase — its product is MPTLRWLQEEFNYGYDSGNILSLVPGRTRWSEEQRSGGSYRRVFRQAIQPHLRPDSKVLELGPGKGSWSRAILRFIPHGELHTVDFQDVTQWLVPNARSGQLICHRVHDNSFQGVPDGYFDLFWSFGVLCHNEQDSILEILRTARRKMKPGAVSIHQYGNWVKLERFGWTKGGVPEAFKSQHDRDIWWPRNDQQSMVKIATEAGWEVQCADLDLLQRDSLILLRNS